From a single Octopus sinensis linkage group LG5, ASM634580v1, whole genome shotgun sequence genomic region:
- the LOC118763600 gene encoding spore wall protein 2-like: MPEEQDNRKTVEKGNELKRSRENTKINENTGVQEDTKVQDKTEVQENTKVQGNTNVQVETEVRDSEGQEDTEEEEDNTREQDNSEEEDNAE, from the exons ATGCCAGAAGAACAAGACAATAGGAAAACAGTTGAGAAAGGAAATGAATTAAAACGTTCTCGGGAGAATACTAAAATAAATGAGAATACTGGAGTACAAGAAGATACTAAAGTACAAGACAAAACTGAAGTACAAGAGAATACAAAAGTACAAGGGAATACTAATGTACAAGTGGAAACTGAAGTACGAGATTCTGAAGGACAAGAAGAcaccgaagaagaagaagataatactAGAGAACAAGATAATTCTGAAGAAGAAGATAATGCTGAG TAA